From Apium graveolens cultivar Ventura chromosome 9, ASM990537v1, whole genome shotgun sequence, the proteins below share one genomic window:
- the LOC141686114 gene encoding uncharacterized protein LOC141686114: protein MDGDNQNNNENQNNNENQGNNDEGGNVFDQLAETLAVLVNQQPKPNIVSQFKRLNPPTFDGATDPAVVEMWIQEMEKAFGLLGSNEQQKVTLAVYQLQGSAYDWWLMEKRKNETTSNLENPEPYTWAKFKKALEDKYFPRTVRLQKVRDFIRLQQGGRTVIEYEAEFAKLVKYASTLVADESSRARRLEEGLRSDIRNSVASFELQTYEAVLNKALVIERGLAESEKASHNWNKRRFTQTAGQSFQGGPLKKPHVYDNIGGQGDRERCTRCGKNHPDKVCRWNTGACFHCGEVGHKISNCPHNPPPQPRKEADNQMGKGRVFQLTRNDNYRN, encoded by the coding sequence ATGGATGGAGATAATCAGAACAACAACGAAAATCAGAACAACAATGAAAATCAGGGCAACAATGATGAAGGAGGAAACGTCTTTGACCAGCTGGCTGAAACTCTAGCTGTACTTGTGAATCAGCAACCGAAGCCCAACATCGTCTCTCAATTCAAGCGTTTGAACCCACCAACTTTTGATGGAGCAACTGATCCGGCAGTAGTTGAGATGTGGATCcaagagatggaaaaagctttcGGACTTCTAGGGAGCAATGAGCAGCAGAAGGTGACCTTAGCTGTGTACCAATTGCAAGGAAGCGCTTACGACTGGTGGCTCATGGAAAAGAGGAAGAACGAGACAACATCGAATCTTGAAAATCCTGAACCGTACACTTGGGCAAAGTTCAAGAAAGCTTTAGAGGACAAGTACTTTCCGAGAACAGTTCGTCTGCAAAAAGTGAGGGACTTCATTCGACTTCAGCAAGGTGGAAGAACCGTCATTGAATACGAAGCAGAATTTGCAAAGCTTGTGAAGTACGCGTCGACCCTAGTAGCAGATGAGAGCAGTCGAGCACGAAGATTAGAGGAGGGACTTCGAAGCGATATCAGGAACTCTGTGGCGTCTTTTGAACTTCAGACATACGAGGCTGTCCTCAACAAGGCGTTAGTGATCGAGAGAGGCTTGGCAGAATCTGAAAAGGCGTCTCACAACTGGAATAAGAGGCGGTTCACTCAAACTGCTGGGCAATCTTTTCAAGGGGGACCACTCAAGAAGCCACACGTGTACGATAACATCGGAGGTCAAGGTGATCGAGAGAGGTGTACGAGGTGCGGCAAGAATCATCCGGACAAGGTCTGCCGTTGGAATACAGGTGCTTGTTTTCATTGCGGAGAAGTAGGACACAAGATTTCGAATTGCCCGCACAACCCGCCACCGCAACCAAGGAAGGAGGCAGATAACCAGATGGGCAAAGGACGTGTATTTCAGCTCACAAGAAATGACAACTATCGCAATTAA